The genomic window CTTTTCATATATCAGGACTATCACGATGTACGTTTAGTAGGAACTCCACCTTCATCAATTGGTAAATTTGGAGGAGATACAGACAACTGGATGTGGCCACGTCATACCGGTGACTTCTCAATATACAGAGTTTACGGTGACAAGGATGGTAATCCTGCGGAATATTCTAAGGACAATGTTCCTTTAAAACCAAAACACCATCTGCCAATAAACCTTAACGATAAAAAAGAAGGTGATTTTGCAATGGTATTGGGGTACCCCGGATCCACAAAGAGATATCTTCCTTCATGGGGTGTTGAACAGGCTATTGATGTAGAATATCCGGCTCACATAAAAATAACCGAGGCAAAACTGAAGATTATGAAAAGGTATATGGACGGATCTGACAAAATCCGAATCGATTATGCCAGCTCATATGCCGGAATCGCAAATTACTGGAAAAACCGTATAGGAATGATCAAAGCCCTGACAAAACTAAATACGGTTAGTAAAAAACAGGATATTGAAAAACAGTTTACAAATTGGGTAAATTCAGATTCTTCAAGGAAAGAAAAATACGGAGATGCTCTGCAGTTATTCCAAAAGTATTATACAGAAACAAATGATTATATAAAATCATATACCCTATTACGAAACGGAGCCCTTAGAAAAAGAAGGGACCTAGCTAAATTTGTAATAGAGATGGATGAAAGCCTGGCAAACTACACCGAGGGTGATAATGCAAAACGAGCTGAAATGCGTACTGAGTTGGAAGAAAAAATAAATACTTTCTTCGACAAGCACAACATGGATCTGGAGAAAGAGGTTTTAGCTGTTCAGTTGAACATATACTCTTCTGACGCTTCAAAAGAATACCAACCAAGTTCATTCGTACAGCTTACTGAAAAACAAGATGGAGATTTCACAAAATATACTGAAAAAATGTTCGCTAAATCCATCTATGTTAACAAGGGGAAATTGGAAGATTTTCTGGATAAACCTAATTTGAAATACATCGAAAATGATAAACTAGGTAATCTATTTACAACTCTTTCTGATCACATGGATGAAATGAAAGCGGGGGTTGAGCCTTTAGAATACAAAAAGAAAGAAGCTTACCGTCTGTTTTTGGCAGGATTAAGGGAAATGAATCCCGACAAAGCCTATGCACCGGATGCAAACTTTACAATGCGATTAACTTACGGACAAGTACTTCCCTATGATGTTCGTGATGCTGTAAAGTACAATTTCACTACTACTATTGAAGGTATAATGCAAAAAATGGATAATTCCGACCCTGAATTTGTTGTTCCCGAAAAACTTGTAGAGCTATACAATGCAAAAGATTACGGTCAATACGCAAATTCGAAAGGAGAACTTATAGTAGGGTTCTTATCAGACAACGATATCACGGGTGGCAACTCAGGTTCTCCTGTAATTGACGGGAACGGAAATCTTATAGGTACCGCTTTCGACGGAAACTGGGAAGCCATGAGTGGAGATATAGAATTTGAAGAAAACTTACAACGTACTATTTCTGTTGATATCCGTTATACTCTTTTCATCATAGATAAATTTGCAGGGGCAAAGAATCTTATTGATGAGATGACGATTATTAAGAACTAATAATATTAATTGAAAACGAGGCCATCATTTTGAGCGAAGGCCTCGTTTTTTTTTATTACTTAATCCATAAATTAAAACAACTCACCGGTACTTGTACTGTTTCTTAGCTTACCTAAATGCTTATAAGCTAAATCGGTTACCTCTCTGCCCCTTGGAGTCCTTACCAAATATCCTTCCTGTATCAGGAAAGGCTCATATACTTCTTCGATAGTACCCCCATTTTCAGACACGGCAGTTGCCAAAGTATTTATACCTACAGGTCCGCCTTTAAACTTGTCAATAATAGTTGTAAGGATCCTGTTATCCATCTCATCCAATCCGTTTTTATCAACATTTAAAGCTTTTAAGCCAAAGCGAGATATTTCAATATCGATATTTCCATCACCTTTTATCTGGGCGAAGTCTCTGATTCTTCTCAATAATGAATTTGCAATACGTGGAGTTCCCCTGCTTCTTCCTGCTATTTCAAGTGCTGCCCTCTGATCTATCGGAACTTTCAAAATTCCTGCACTTCGTTCCACTATATGGCTTAATAATTCAGAATTGTAATACTGTAAACGCGAATTTATTCCAAAACGGGCACGCATTGGAGCAGTTAACAAACCTGATCTGGTAGTTGCTCCAATAAGAGTGAAAGGATTTAAATTAATCTGAACACTTCTTGCATTAGGACCGGATTCGATCATAATATCAATCTTATAATCCTCCATTGCCGAATACAAATACTCCTCAACAACAGGGCTTAAACGGTGTATTTCATCTATAAACAACACATCCCGTTCTTCAAGGTTAGTAAGTAACCCAGCAAGATCACCCGGTTTATCCAAAACAGGACCGGAAGTAACCTTTATTCCTACTCCCAATTCATTTGCTAAAATATAAGCAAGAGTAGTTTTTCCAAGTCCTGGAGGACCGTGGAGCAAAACATGATCAAGAGCATCATCGCGCAAATTAGATGCCTTAACAAAAATTTCAAGATTATCTAATATAGCTTCCTGTCCGGCAAAATCACCAAAACTCAAGGGCCTTAAAGCTCTTTCGTAATCATGCTCCTCCTGCTCAAAACTTTCTCCTGATGCGTCTAAATTCTCGTTCATTAATTTTATTTTTTTGGGTTTTTGATATTACCTGTCGCTATAATCTTTATCCGATACAACTAAAGTATTTGCTATAACATCGTACAAGCCCCTGTTCTTTTTGTCAAAAACAACCCACAAAGCCAAAAACGGGAAAGCTGAAAGGATAATTATTTTCAAAACATTTCTTTTAAAAGCTGTTTCACCGTCCAAAGGTTCTCCTATTACATTTCCTACTTTTATTTTCATCAAATGTTTACCAAATGTACCACGCCATGGTGTAGTTTCTGAATATGCACTATATAGTCCCCAAATTACAATAACGATTAAATTAATATAATTTGTATACTTTATAAAGGCAGGATTTAACGACTCTATGCTCAGACTCCCCGACCTTCCTAGTTCCAGATACTCATCAAACAGCACAGAGTATCTTGTAAAACCAATAAATAAAGAATACACTAAAAATGATATAGGAATAATATCAATTAAATATGCTACTAACCTC from Bacteroidota bacterium includes these protein-coding regions:
- a CDS encoding RDD family protein — encoded protein: MEVKVKTIYVAPKLKRLVAYLIDIIPISFLVYSLFIGFTRYSVLFDEYLELGRSGSLSIESLNPAFIKYTNYINLIVIVIWGLYSAYSETTPWRGTFGKHLMKIKVGNVIGEPLDGETAFKRNVLKIIILSAFPFLALWVVFDKKNRGLYDVIANTLVVSDKDYSDR
- a CDS encoding S46 family peptidase, which translates into the protein MKRIFVLIISVITLLPTGAKADEGMWLPMFIERLNYVDMQNEGLKLTPKEIYDVNNSSIKDAIVNFGGYCTGEVISDQGLILTNHHCGYSTIAELSTEEHDYLTDGFWAHDKSEELKPEKLFVSFLVRMEDVTNDIQSQLGDIDEKSREEKIKQLKQDIIKQKTEGTNFRAEIKDFYKGNEFYLFIYQDYHDVRLVGTPPSSIGKFGGDTDNWMWPRHTGDFSIYRVYGDKDGNPAEYSKDNVPLKPKHHLPINLNDKKEGDFAMVLGYPGSTKRYLPSWGVEQAIDVEYPAHIKITEAKLKIMKRYMDGSDKIRIDYASSYAGIANYWKNRIGMIKALTKLNTVSKKQDIEKQFTNWVNSDSSRKEKYGDALQLFQKYYTETNDYIKSYTLLRNGALRKRRDLAKFVIEMDESLANYTEGDNAKRAEMRTELEEKINTFFDKHNMDLEKEVLAVQLNIYSSDASKEYQPSSFVQLTEKQDGDFTKYTEKMFAKSIYVNKGKLEDFLDKPNLKYIENDKLGNLFTTLSDHMDEMKAGVEPLEYKKKEAYRLFLAGLREMNPDKAYAPDANFTMRLTYGQVLPYDVRDAVKYNFTTTIEGIMQKMDNSDPEFVVPEKLVELYNAKDYGQYANSKGELIVGFLSDNDITGGNSGSPVIDGNGNLIGTAFDGNWEAMSGDIEFEENLQRTISVDIRYTLFIIDKFAGAKNLIDEMTIIKN
- the ruvB gene encoding Holliday junction branch migration DNA helicase RuvB, which gives rise to MNENLDASGESFEQEEHDYERALRPLSFGDFAGQEAILDNLEIFVKASNLRDDALDHVLLHGPPGLGKTTLAYILANELGVGIKVTSGPVLDKPGDLAGLLTNLEERDVLFIDEIHRLSPVVEEYLYSAMEDYKIDIMIESGPNARSVQINLNPFTLIGATTRSGLLTAPMRARFGINSRLQYYNSELLSHIVERSAGILKVPIDQRAALEIAGRSRGTPRIANSLLRRIRDFAQIKGDGNIDIEISRFGLKALNVDKNGLDEMDNRILTTIIDKFKGGPVGINTLATAVSENGGTIEEVYEPFLIQEGYLVRTPRGREVTDLAYKHLGKLRNSTSTGELF